CCCGCTGCTGCGGGGGTGAGGCATGGTCATGGCGAAGACTGGGCGAAAGTGCATGCAGTTGGGCGGGTTCCTGGCGGTGCTGCTGGCCGCTTCCTGGACGGCGGCGCAGGCGCCTCCGGCAGGGCCTCCCCCCGAGAAACCCGCCGAGCAAGTCTACAAGAACATCCAGGTGCTCAAGGGCATGCCTGCTTCCCAGCTCATCCCCACCATGCAGTTCATGTCGGGCTCACTGGGCGTCCCCTGCGAACACTGCCACGTGGACCCGCGCGAGAGCGACGCCAAGAAGGAGAAGGTCACGGCGCGCAAGATGATCCAGATGGTCGCGGCCATCGACCGCGACCACTTCGAGGGCCGTGCCGAGGTCACCTGCAACAGTTGCCATCACGGCCAGCCCAAGCCGGCCACCGTCCCTGCCATCGCCCAGGCCGCCTGGGTAGCACAGATGCAGCCCCAGCCCTCCGCCCCGGCCTCCGTGCCGTCGGTGGACGATCTGTTCGCCCGCTACCTGAAGGCGGTCGGCGGGCGCGAGGCCGCCGACGCCATCCAGACCCGCGTCTACAAGGGCACCGCCACCGGCTACGACGGCAACGAGGCGCCCCGTCCCACGCCCATCGAGATGTACGCCTCGGGGCCCGGCAAGCTGCTGGTGGTGCAGCAACTGCCCAACGGCGCCGCTTCCTCCTACGCTTACGACGGCGACTCCGGCTGGATGAAGAACCCCCGCGGCGTGCGCGCCCTCAACCCGCGCGAAGTCGAGACCGTGCGCGAGCGCGCCGCCGCCCTCGACCTGATCCAGCTCGACGACTACCTGACCACCAAAGTCGCCGGCCAGGAGACGGTCAACGGGCGCGCGGCCTGGGTGGTGGAGGGCACGCGCAGAGGCGCCAGCCCGGTCAAGCTCTGGTTCGACGCCGAGAACGGCCTGCTCGTGCGCAAGCAGACGCAGGTGGCCACCGCCTTCGGCCCCTCCCCGCTCCAGACCGACTTCGCCGACTACCGCCCCGTGGGCAAGCTCAAGCTGCCCTTTCGCGTGACCTCGGGGACGCTCAGCTCGGGCGTGGTGCGCGAGTTCAGCGACATCCAGCTCAACCTGCCGGTCGAGGACAGCAAGTTCGCCATGCCGGCGGCGGCGAAGTAGCCGGTCGCCAGTCGTCAGCACAGACAAAAGGCCGGCGCCCGAAGAGCGCCGGCCTGATCTGCGCCAATCCGCGTGGATCCGCGGCGAAAGAGCTCCGCGGCGGGGAAGCTACTCCACCGTCTCGCGCTCGATGCGCACCTTGACGCTGGCGGTGACGTCGCGGTGCAGCTTGATGGGCACGGGGAACTCGCCCAGGTTCTTGATGGGCTGGTCGAGCTGGATCTTGCGCCGGTCCACGTTGAAGCCGCGCGCCTCCAGCTCCTCCCCGATGTCGGAAGAGGTGACCGAGCCGAACAGGTGCTCGCCTTCGCCCACGCGGCGGTAGAAGGTCAGGGTGAGCTCGTCGAACTGCTTGGCCAGCAATTCGGCGTCGGCCTTGTCGCGGGCCAGGCGGCGCACCGCCGCCTGCTTCATCTGCTCGATGACGGCGCGGTTGCCGGGCGTGGCCTCGATGGCCAGCTTGCGCGGCAGCAGGTAGTTGCGGCCGTAGCCGTCGGCCACCTTGACCACGTCGCCGCGCGCCCCTAGCTTGGGAACATCTTCTTTCAGGATGACTTCCATGTCGTCAGAACTCCTGTTTCGAGTTTCCCGTTTCACGTTGCAAGCAGGTCACGCGGGGCGTGAAACCTGAAACTTGGAACCTGAAACGGTTACTTCCTAGCGCGCCGCAAAGGGCAGGAGCGCGATGTTGCGCGCCTGCTTGATGGCGG
Above is a window of Terriglobales bacterium DNA encoding:
- a CDS encoding photosynthetic reaction center cytochrome c subunit family protein — translated: MAKTGRKCMQLGGFLAVLLAASWTAAQAPPAGPPPEKPAEQVYKNIQVLKGMPASQLIPTMQFMSGSLGVPCEHCHVDPRESDAKKEKVTARKMIQMVAAIDRDHFEGRAEVTCNSCHHGQPKPATVPAIAQAAWVAQMQPQPSAPASVPSVDDLFARYLKAVGGREAADAIQTRVYKGTATGYDGNEAPRPTPIEMYASGPGKLLVVQQLPNGAASSYAYDGDSGWMKNPRGVRALNPREVETVRERAAALDLIQLDDYLTTKVAGQETVNGRAAWVVEGTRRGASPVKLWFDAENGLLVRKQTQVATAFGPSPLQTDFADYRPVGKLKLPFRVTSGTLSSGVVREFSDIQLNLPVEDSKFAMPAAAK
- the rplI gene encoding 50S ribosomal protein L9, with the translated sequence MEVILKEDVPKLGARGDVVKVADGYGRNYLLPRKLAIEATPGNRAVIEQMKQAAVRRLARDKADAELLAKQFDELTLTFYRRVGEGEHLFGSVTSSDIGEELEARGFNVDRRKIQLDQPIKNLGEFPVPIKLHRDVTASVKVRIERETVE